In a genomic window of Muntiacus reevesi chromosome 1, mMunRee1.1, whole genome shotgun sequence:
- the LOC136156139 gene encoding palladin-like, which translates to MSEIKKKTTRVSLTISSPVNETSNIRSSYSTLVQPLYIDSQRMQSPCSSLLGSTCVVAPVFTKHLQDISTTRGQFVVFECRVQATTEVQVHWYREKEQITDSDDFRILRKKACLSSIPEEVCTLIITEAFPKDSGDFKCIAENEAGTAVSTARLFVSPDGKVEKSEGSRKSPTRKFPPKLVSFPWSSDSHTKDKNPDNTPINLMPTISETASHNEREIQVPKEEFCTINENSSELQPQWLADPYSGSHPFRSKSLQ; encoded by the exons ATGTCAGA GATAAAGAAGAAAACCACTAGAGTGTCTCTGACCATCAGTTCCCCTGTTAATGAAACCTCTAACATAAGATCAAGTTATTCTACATTAGTTCAACCACTGTATATTGACTCCCAGAGG ATGCAGAGTCCCTGCAGCAGCCTGTTGGGATCCACTTGTGTTGTAGCTCCTGTGTTTACCAAG CATCTTCAAGATATCTCTACAACCAGAGGTCAGTTTGTCGTGTTTGAATGCCGAGTCCAGGCCACAACCGAAGTTCAAGTTCACTGGTACAGAGAGAAAGAGCAGATAACCGACTCAGATGACTTCCGAATTCTGAGAAAAA AAGCTTGTTTATCATCCATTCCTG AGGAAGTGTGCACCTTAATTATCACAGAAGCATTTCCTAAAGATTCTGGAGACTTCAAGTGCATTGCAGAAAATGAGGCTGGGACTGCAGTCTCCACAGCAAGACTCTTTGTTTCTCCAG ACGGAAAAGTGGAGAAATCAGAGGGTTCTCGAAAGTCACCCACAAGAAAATTTCCTCCAAAACTGGTCTCCTTTCCCTGGAGCAGTGACAGCCACACAAAGGATAAAAATCCAGACAATACTCCAATAAACCTTATGCCAACTATTTCTGAAACAGCCAGTCACAATGAACGTGAAATCCAGGTTCCAAAGGAGGAGTTCTGCACCATCAATGAAAATTCCTCTGAGCTACAACCACAATG GCTTGCAGACCCATATTCAGGATCCCACCCCTTCAGGAGCAAGTCATTACAATAA
- the MYOT gene encoding myotilin isoform X1 has protein sequence MFNYERPKHFIQSQNPCGSRLQPPGPEISSYSSQTKQSSITIQPRQCTEQRYSASSTVSSHITMSSSAFPASPQQLTGSNTGQRVTATYNQSPASFLSSILPSQSDYSSSKIPSTVDSNYQQPSVGQPVNVKSYQNANVKLTPRTPDHEIQGSKEALIQDLERKLKCKDSLLHNGNQRLTYEEKMARRLLGPQNAAAVFQGQNDSEAQDSAQHNIEHARLQVPTSQVRSRSSSRGDVNDQDAIQEKFYPPRFIQVPENMTVEEGRFCRMDFKVSGLPAPDVSWYLNGRPVQSDDFHKMIVSEKGFHSLIFEVVRASDAGAYACVAKNRAGEATFTVQLDVLAKEHRRAPMFIYKPQSKKVFEGESVKLECQISAIPPPKLFWKRNNEMVQFNTDRISLYHDNSGRVTLLIKDVNKKDAGWYTVSAVNEAGVTTCNTRLDVTARPNQTLPAPKQLRVRPTFSKYLALNGKGLNVKQAFNPEGEFQRLAAQSGLYESEEL, from the exons ATGTTTAACTACGAACGTCCAAAACACTTCATCCAATCCCAAAATCCATGTGGCTCCAGACTTCAGCCTCCCGGACCGGAAATCTCCAGCTACTCTAGCCAGACCAAACAGTCTTCCATTACCATCCAACCCCGCCAGTGCACAGAGCAAAGATATTCTGCCTCCTCAACTGTGAGCTCTCACATCACTATGTCCTCCTCTGCTTTCCCTGCTTCTCCTCAGCAGCTTACTGGCTCCAACACAGGCCAAAGGGTTACAGCTACTTATAACCAGTCTCCAGCCAGCTTCCTCAGCTCCATATTACCATCACAGTCTGATTACAGCAGCAGTAAAATCCCTTCAACTGTGGACTCCAA ctatcAACAACCCTCAGTAGGCCAACCTGTAAATGTTAAGTCATACCAAAATGCAAATGTTAAGCTCACACCAAGGACTCCTGACCACGAAATACAAGGATCAAAAGAAGCTCTTATTCAAGATTTGGAGAGAAAGCTAAAATGCAAGGACAGCCTTCTTCACAATGGAAACCAA CGGCTAACATATGAGGAGAAGATGGCTCGCAGATTGCTAGGACCACAGAATGCAGCTGCTGTGTTTCAAGGTCAAAATGACAGTGAGGCACAAGATTCAGCACAG CACAATATAGAACATGCACGACTGCAAGTTCCTACATCACAAGTAag AAGCAGATCATCTTCAAGGGGAGATGTGAATGATCAGGATGCAATCCAGGAGAAATTTTACCCACCTCGTTTCATTCAAGTGCCAGAGAACATGACAGTTGAAGAAGGAAGATTCTGCAGAATggacttcaaa GTGAGTGGACTACCAGCTCCTGATGTGTCATGGTATCTGAATGGACGACCAGTTCAATCGGATGATTTTCACAAAATGATAGTGTCTGAGAAGGGTTTTCATTCACTCATCTTTGAAGTGGTCAGAGCTTCAGATGCAGGGGCTTATGCATGTGTTGCCAAGAACAGAGCAGGAGAAGCCACCTTTACTGTGCAGCTGGACGTCCTAG CAAAAGAACATAGAAGAGCACCAATGTTCATCTACAAACCACAGAGTAAAAAAGTTTTTGAGGGAGAATCAGTGAAGCTAGAATGCCAAATCTCAGCTATACCTCCACCAAAGcttttctggaaaagaaataatgaaatggtACAATTCAACACTGATCGAATAAG TTTATATCATGATAACTCTGGAAGAGTTACTTTACTGATAAAAGATGTAAACAAGAAAGATGCTGGATGGTATACTGTGTCTGCAGTTAATGAAGCTGGAGTGACCACATGTAACACAAGATTAGATGTTACAG CCCGTCCAAACCAAACTCTTCCAGCTCCCAAACAGTTACGTGTCCGACCaactttcagcaaatatttagcaCTTAACGGGAAAGGTCTGAATGTGAAACAAGCTTTTAACCCTGAAGGAGAGTTTCAGCGGCTGGCAGCTCAATCCGGACTCTATGAAAGTGAAGAACTTTAA
- the MYOT gene encoding myotilin isoform X2, which yields MFNYERPKHFIQSQNPCGSRLQPPGPEISSYSSQTKQSSITIQPRQCTEQRYSASSTVSSHITMSSSAFPASPQQLTGSNTGQRVTATYNQSPASFLSSILPSQSDYSSSKIPSTVDSNYQQPSVGQPVNVKSYQNANVKLTPRTPDHEIQGSKEALIQDLERKLKCKDSLLHNGNQRLTYEEKMARRLLGPQNAAAVFQGQNDSEAQDSAQQHNIEHARLQVPTSQVRSRSSSRGDVNDQDAIQEKFYPPRFIQVPENMTVEEGRFCRMDFKVSGLPAPDVSWYLNGRPVQSDDFHKMIVSEKGFHSLIFEVVRASDAGAYACVAKNRAGEATFTVQLDVLAKEHRRAPMFIYKPQSKKVFEGESVKLECQISAIPPPKLFWKRNNEMVQFNTDRISLYHDNSGRVTLLIKDVNKKDAGWYTVSAVNEAGVTTCNTRLDVTARPNQTLPAPKQLRVRPTFSKYLALNGKGLNVKQAFNPEGEFQRLAAQSGLYESEEL from the exons ATGTTTAACTACGAACGTCCAAAACACTTCATCCAATCCCAAAATCCATGTGGCTCCAGACTTCAGCCTCCCGGACCGGAAATCTCCAGCTACTCTAGCCAGACCAAACAGTCTTCCATTACCATCCAACCCCGCCAGTGCACAGAGCAAAGATATTCTGCCTCCTCAACTGTGAGCTCTCACATCACTATGTCCTCCTCTGCTTTCCCTGCTTCTCCTCAGCAGCTTACTGGCTCCAACACAGGCCAAAGGGTTACAGCTACTTATAACCAGTCTCCAGCCAGCTTCCTCAGCTCCATATTACCATCACAGTCTGATTACAGCAGCAGTAAAATCCCTTCAACTGTGGACTCCAA ctatcAACAACCCTCAGTAGGCCAACCTGTAAATGTTAAGTCATACCAAAATGCAAATGTTAAGCTCACACCAAGGACTCCTGACCACGAAATACAAGGATCAAAAGAAGCTCTTATTCAAGATTTGGAGAGAAAGCTAAAATGCAAGGACAGCCTTCTTCACAATGGAAACCAA CGGCTAACATATGAGGAGAAGATGGCTCGCAGATTGCTAGGACCACAGAATGCAGCTGCTGTGTTTCAAGGTCAAAATGACAGTGAGGCACAAGATTCAGCACAG cAGCACAATATAGAACATGCACGACTGCAAGTTCCTACATCACAAGTAag AAGCAGATCATCTTCAAGGGGAGATGTGAATGATCAGGATGCAATCCAGGAGAAATTTTACCCACCTCGTTTCATTCAAGTGCCAGAGAACATGACAGTTGAAGAAGGAAGATTCTGCAGAATggacttcaaa GTGAGTGGACTACCAGCTCCTGATGTGTCATGGTATCTGAATGGACGACCAGTTCAATCGGATGATTTTCACAAAATGATAGTGTCTGAGAAGGGTTTTCATTCACTCATCTTTGAAGTGGTCAGAGCTTCAGATGCAGGGGCTTATGCATGTGTTGCCAAGAACAGAGCAGGAGAAGCCACCTTTACTGTGCAGCTGGACGTCCTAG CAAAAGAACATAGAAGAGCACCAATGTTCATCTACAAACCACAGAGTAAAAAAGTTTTTGAGGGAGAATCAGTGAAGCTAGAATGCCAAATCTCAGCTATACCTCCACCAAAGcttttctggaaaagaaataatgaaatggtACAATTCAACACTGATCGAATAAG TTTATATCATGATAACTCTGGAAGAGTTACTTTACTGATAAAAGATGTAAACAAGAAAGATGCTGGATGGTATACTGTGTCTGCAGTTAATGAAGCTGGAGTGACCACATGTAACACAAGATTAGATGTTACAG CCCGTCCAAACCAAACTCTTCCAGCTCCCAAACAGTTACGTGTCCGACCaactttcagcaaatatttagcaCTTAACGGGAAAGGTCTGAATGTGAAACAAGCTTTTAACCCTGAAGGAGAGTTTCAGCGGCTGGCAGCTCAATCCGGACTCTATGAAAGTGAAGAACTTTAA